The proteins below come from a single Parageobacillus toebii NBRC 107807 genomic window:
- the hemE gene encoding uroporphyrinogen decarboxylase: MSKQKNDTFLRACRGEKTDYVPVWYMRQAGRSQPEYRALKEKYSLFEITHQPELCAYVTRLPVEQYHVDAAILYKDIMSPLPAIGVDVEIKAGVGPVIANPIRSLADVEKLGEIHPEEDVPYVLETIKLLTTEQLNVPLIGFAGAPFTLASYMIEGGPSKNYNKTKAFMYAESKAWFALMDKLADMTIRYVKAQIRAGASAIQIFDSWVGAVNVDDYRTFIKPTMARIFAALREENVPLIMFGVGASHLAKEWNDLPLDVIGLDWRLSIRKAREIGITKALQGNLDPAVLLAPWEVIEKRVKQILDEGMEQPGYIFNLGHGIFPEIQPETLKRLTAFIHDYTSRK, encoded by the coding sequence ATGTCAAAACAAAAGAATGATACATTTTTACGCGCCTGCCGCGGCGAAAAGACAGATTATGTTCCGGTTTGGTATATGAGACAAGCGGGAAGGTCCCAGCCGGAGTATCGGGCGCTTAAGGAGAAATATTCGTTATTTGAAATTACCCATCAACCAGAGCTTTGTGCTTATGTAACAAGATTGCCGGTCGAACAATATCATGTGGATGCGGCCATTTTATATAAAGATATTATGTCCCCGCTTCCGGCGATTGGTGTTGATGTAGAAATTAAAGCAGGGGTTGGACCGGTGATTGCTAATCCCATCCGCTCTCTTGCGGATGTAGAAAAACTTGGAGAAATTCATCCGGAAGAAGATGTGCCATATGTATTGGAAACCATCAAACTGCTGACGACTGAACAATTAAATGTTCCGCTCATCGGATTTGCGGGTGCGCCGTTTACGCTTGCGAGCTATATGATTGAAGGCGGTCCATCGAAAAACTACAATAAAACGAAAGCGTTTATGTACGCAGAATCAAAAGCGTGGTTTGCTCTGATGGACAAGCTTGCTGATATGACGATTCGCTATGTGAAGGCGCAAATTCGTGCTGGCGCGAGCGCGATTCAAATTTTTGATTCATGGGTTGGCGCGGTGAATGTTGACGATTACCGCACATTTATTAAACCGACAATGGCTCGTATTTTTGCGGCGCTTCGCGAAGAAAACGTTCCGCTTATTATGTTTGGGGTTGGTGCGAGCCATTTAGCGAAAGAATGGAACGATTTGCCGCTTGATGTAATCGGACTCGACTGGCGGCTTTCGATTCGCAAAGCGCGGGAAATAGGAATTACAAAGGCGCTTCAGGGAAATTTAGATCCAGCAGTTCTTCTGGCTCCTTGGGAAGTAATTGAAAAACGCGTGAAACAAATTTTGGACGAAGGCATGGAACAGCCGGGATATATATTCAACTTAGGCCACGGCATTTTTCCAGAGATTCAGCCAGAAACGTTAAAACGGTTAACGGCGTTTATCCATGACTATACGTCAAGAAAATAA
- a CDS encoding TetR/AcrR family transcriptional regulator, protein MSIDRKQQIIEAATKSFSLFGYKATTMEQIAKLANVGKGTIYTFFKNKEDLLDAIISSLILEIKKSAEQAMDPNRPFSENVHRALYRILEFRQQHQLTAKLLQEVRNVGTAAVQEVMKKLDWAIIDYIREKIEIAIKKGEIRDCDAEITAFLMLKVYIALIVDWEQDHDPLPKEKIAELFELYFLKGLSK, encoded by the coding sequence ATGTCTATTGATCGAAAACAACAAATCATTGAAGCGGCTACTAAATCGTTTTCGTTATTTGGTTACAAGGCAACAACGATGGAGCAAATAGCGAAGCTCGCCAATGTCGGAAAAGGCACGATTTATACGTTTTTTAAAAACAAAGAAGACTTATTGGATGCAATTATCTCTTCACTTATTTTAGAAATAAAAAAGTCAGCGGAGCAAGCGATGGATCCCAATCGTCCCTTTTCGGAAAACGTGCATCGCGCCCTGTATCGCATTTTAGAGTTTCGCCAGCAGCATCAATTAACGGCGAAGCTTCTTCAAGAGGTGCGCAATGTCGGAACGGCGGCAGTCCAAGAAGTGATGAAAAAATTAGATTGGGCCATTATCGATTACATTCGTGAGAAAATCGAAATCGCTATAAAAAAAGGAGAAATTCGCGACTGCGATGCTGAAATTACAGCGTTTTTAATGTTAAAAGTATATATCGCATTAATTGTCGATTGGGAGCAAGATCATGATCCGCTGCCGAAAGAAAAAATTGCTGAACTATTTGAGCTTTATTTTTTGAAAGGATTGTCGAAATAG
- a CDS encoding MBL fold metallo-hydrolase, producing the protein MKVTVIGYWGGFPAANEATSGYLFEHDEFRLLVDCGSGVLSKLQNYVSVEKLNAVIVSHYHHDHVADIGPLQYARLIKKNLGVQLPVLPIYGHPFDQGEFARLAHEGITEAVAYDPERSLQVGPFHITFMKTVHPVTCYAMRITAGDATVVYTADSSYLPEFAPFAENADLLICECNFYAGQNAAPAGHMTSEEAAMIARDANVTELWLTHLPHFGEHTQLVSEANAVFSGKVQLAKTGLVWEK; encoded by the coding sequence ATGAAAGTTACGGTTATTGGCTATTGGGGAGGTTTTCCAGCAGCGAATGAAGCAACCTCCGGATATTTGTTTGAGCATGACGAATTTCGCTTGTTAGTGGATTGTGGAAGCGGCGTGCTTTCGAAATTGCAAAATTATGTATCTGTCGAAAAATTAAATGCGGTAATCGTATCTCATTATCATCATGACCATGTCGCGGATATCGGTCCATTGCAATATGCGCGGCTGATCAAAAAGAATCTTGGAGTACAATTGCCAGTGCTTCCGATTTACGGGCACCCATTTGATCAAGGGGAATTTGCCCGTCTAGCGCATGAGGGGATTACCGAAGCGGTTGCTTATGATCCGGAACGATCGCTTCAAGTCGGACCGTTTCACATTACCTTTATGAAGACAGTGCATCCAGTTACTTGCTATGCGATGCGAATTACAGCAGGAGATGCAACGGTCGTTTATACGGCTGATTCTAGCTATTTACCGGAGTTTGCGCCGTTTGCTGAAAATGCGGATTTGCTTATTTGTGAATGCAATTTTTACGCCGGGCAAAACGCCGCTCCCGCCGGCCATATGACGAGCGAAGAAGCAGCAATGATTGCCCGTGATGCAAACGTAACGGAACTATGGTTAACCCATTTGCCGCATTTTGGAGAGCATACGCAGCTTGTCAGCGAGGCAAATGCAGTGTTTTCCGGCAAAGTGCAGTTAGCGAAAACAGGACTAGTGTGGGAAAAATAG
- the hemH gene encoding ferrochelatase — translation MAKKKMGLLVMAYGTPYKEEDIERYYTHIRHGRKPSSELLEDLKQRYKAIGGISPLAKITLEQAKQLEKRLNDIQDDIEFQMYLGLKHIEPFVEDAVRQMHEDGIKEAVSIVLAPHFSTFSIQSYNERAKAEAKKLGGPVIYTIDSWHDEPKFIDYWVEKVKEVYASMTEEEREKAVLIVSAHSLPEKIIAVGDPYPQQLAETAKLIAEKAGVKHYAVGWQSAGNTPEPWLGPDVQDLTRQLHQEKGYTSFVYVPVGFVADHLEVLYDNDIECKQVTEEIGANYYRPEMPNANPKFIDALATVVLKRIKL, via the coding sequence ATGGCAAAAAAGAAAATGGGATTATTAGTGATGGCGTACGGAACTCCATATAAAGAAGAAGATATTGAACGATATTATACGCACATTCGTCATGGCCGAAAGCCTTCTTCGGAACTATTGGAAGATTTAAAACAACGCTACAAAGCGATTGGAGGAATTTCTCCATTGGCAAAAATTACTCTGGAACAAGCGAAGCAATTGGAAAAGCGGCTTAACGACATTCAAGATGACATTGAGTTTCAAATGTACTTAGGATTAAAACATATTGAGCCGTTCGTGGAAGATGCCGTTCGCCAAATGCATGAAGATGGCATAAAAGAAGCTGTGAGCATTGTGCTTGCACCGCATTTTTCAACGTTTAGCATTCAATCGTATAATGAACGGGCAAAAGCGGAAGCAAAAAAATTAGGAGGACCGGTGATTTATACGATTGACAGCTGGCATGATGAACCGAAATTTATCGATTATTGGGTGGAAAAAGTAAAAGAAGTATACGCGTCCATGACCGAAGAAGAACGCGAAAAAGCAGTGCTTATCGTGTCAGCGCATAGCCTGCCGGAAAAAATTATTGCAGTTGGTGACCCATATCCGCAGCAGCTTGCCGAAACAGCTAAACTAATTGCGGAAAAAGCAGGTGTAAAACATTATGCGGTAGGTTGGCAAAGTGCCGGCAACACACCAGAGCCTTGGTTAGGACCAGACGTACAAGATTTAACGAGACAGCTGCATCAGGAAAAAGGATATACATCGTTTGTTTATGTTCCAGTCGGTTTTGTCGCTGATCATTTGGAAGTGTTGTACGATAACGATATTGAATGTAAACAAGTAACAGAAGAAATCGGGGCAAACTATTATCGGCCGGAAATGCCGAATGCGAATCCAAAATTCATCGATGCATTGGCAACAGTTGTATTAAAACGGATCAAACTTTGA
- a CDS encoding ABC transporter substrate-binding protein: MMKKRIQQIAMLCSASFLLLSGCGAKETSKSEGNKEKTYRIGVTQIVEHPSLDEALKGFKQALKDKGLSVSYDVQIAQGDMNNNQTIANNFVSDQVDLIFANSTPSAQAALNATKDIPIVFTSVTDPVGAQLVQSIEKPGGNVTGTTDTHPDAIPKTVQFIDKYVKGNRVGMIYNSGEQNSVAQVETVKKAMKGTDLKIVPVSVSTTAEVKQAAESLVGKADCIYIITDNTVVSALESVIQVASDHDIPLFAGELDSVKRGGFAAYGFDYYDIGYEAGEMAVQILKDGKKPSDLPVQYPKKLKLLINKKAAKDMGIELNPEWDSIAEYIE, encoded by the coding sequence ATGATGAAAAAAAGGATTCAACAAATCGCAATGTTATGTTCGGCAAGTTTTTTATTATTGAGCGGGTGCGGTGCGAAAGAAACAAGTAAAAGTGAAGGAAACAAAGAGAAAACATATCGCATCGGGGTAACACAAATTGTGGAGCATCCATCATTGGACGAGGCGTTAAAAGGATTTAAGCAAGCGTTGAAAGATAAGGGGCTGTCCGTTTCCTATGATGTACAAATTGCCCAAGGAGATATGAACAATAACCAAACGATTGCCAATAATTTTGTTTCCGATCAAGTTGATTTAATTTTTGCTAACTCCACTCCAAGCGCTCAAGCAGCGTTGAATGCGACAAAAGATATTCCGATTGTGTTTACTTCTGTTACTGACCCGGTTGGAGCACAGCTTGTACAATCAATAGAAAAACCTGGAGGAAACGTCACTGGAACGACCGATACGCATCCTGATGCGATTCCGAAAACAGTGCAGTTTATTGATAAATACGTAAAAGGAAATCGCGTCGGCATGATTTATAACTCTGGAGAGCAAAATTCAGTGGCGCAAGTCGAAACCGTCAAAAAGGCGATGAAGGGAACAGATTTAAAAATTGTTCCTGTTTCTGTATCGACAACGGCTGAGGTGAAACAAGCAGCGGAATCACTTGTCGGCAAAGCGGACTGCATTTACATCATTACGGATAATACGGTTGTTTCCGCGCTCGAGTCGGTGATCCAAGTAGCAAGCGACCATGATATTCCATTGTTTGCCGGTGAATTAGATTCGGTGAAACGCGGCGGGTTTGCCGCTTACGGGTTTGACTATTATGACATTGGATATGAAGCGGGAGAGATGGCTGTACAAATTCTTAAAGATGGCAAAAAACCATCTGATCTGCCTGTGCAATATCCGAAGAAGTTGAAGCTGCTTATTAACAAAAAAGCGGCAAAAGATATGGGCATCGAGCTTAACCCAGAATGGGATTCCATTGCAGAATATATTGAATAA
- a CDS encoding YhgE/Pip domain-containing protein, protein MRGLSLLWKEAHAIFRNRKTLISIIAVICIPILYSGMFLWAFWDPYAHLDKLPVAVVNNDKGAAMNGEKLEIGDKLVEKLKENKKFDWHFVSEKEAEKGLQHQKYYMAIEIPEDFSENATTLQNEHPKPMKLIYKPNEGFNFLSAQIGDSAVEKIKEEVSNTVTETYAEAMFENIREMAKGLDRASEGAKQLHDGIQKANDGGVSLQSGLHSAKEGSGKLAKGAHAAKNGANELYKNLKLLAEKSLTFENGLQSASEGANQLNAGLYQLQNGFTKMQDGHSRLLAGAKQVENGAKQLSGGLHQSLDGMQQMKENIPPLTQGSQNLQNGAQKLSASMEQWKQGAEKTNKGAVQVSQGLEKAVAQLDALAAQATDPKEKMQLQTLKEQLLPLSEGSKQVAQGMEQLSNSAGQLKTGADQLAAGASRLHNGQLALSEGVEKLLAGQQQLASGADALVAGQSEVVQGLTVFGEKLQEGKNGVDQLVAGSDRLSSGLHQLAQGSNKLKDGAHQLADGSGKLADGMNDLENGAVSLSNGMNQLANGSNQLVSGMKKLEDGSNELADKLADGAKKASDVKANDDTYKMFADPVKKKNEKMNHVPNYGTGFTPYFLSLGLFVGALVLSIVFPLREPADVPKSGFSWFIGKFGILVAVGIIQSLLADAVLLGALDIHVQSVPRFILFTMITSITFIALIQFLVTTLADPGRFIAIVVLILQLTTSAGTFPLELIPDVLQYFNAWLPMTYSVLGFKAVISSGDFAFMWHNAAVLALFIAIFMVGTILYFIAQHKRQFDKQMNEASEA, encoded by the coding sequence ATGCGAGGACTTTCATTATTATGGAAAGAGGCGCATGCGATTTTTCGTAATCGAAAGACATTGATATCGATTATTGCTGTTATATGCATTCCGATATTATATAGTGGAATGTTTTTATGGGCGTTTTGGGATCCATACGCTCATCTGGATAAATTGCCTGTTGCTGTGGTGAACAACGACAAAGGAGCAGCGATGAACGGTGAAAAATTGGAAATTGGCGATAAGTTAGTAGAAAAGCTGAAAGAAAACAAGAAATTTGATTGGCATTTTGTTTCTGAAAAAGAAGCGGAAAAAGGATTGCAACATCAAAAGTATTATATGGCCATTGAAATTCCGGAAGATTTCTCGGAAAATGCTACGACTTTACAGAATGAACATCCAAAACCGATGAAACTCATCTATAAGCCAAACGAAGGATTTAACTTCCTATCGGCGCAAATTGGCGATAGTGCCGTAGAGAAGATTAAAGAAGAAGTTTCCAATACGGTGACAGAAACGTACGCGGAAGCGATGTTTGAAAATATCCGCGAGATGGCGAAAGGACTTGATCGGGCTAGCGAAGGTGCAAAACAGCTGCATGACGGCATTCAAAAAGCAAATGATGGCGGTGTCTCGCTGCAAAGCGGTCTGCATTCCGCGAAAGAAGGAAGCGGGAAATTAGCGAAAGGAGCGCATGCGGCAAAAAATGGTGCTAATGAGCTTTATAAAAACTTAAAACTGCTCGCTGAAAAATCGCTTACGTTTGAAAATGGATTGCAATCGGCTAGCGAAGGCGCTAATCAGCTAAACGCCGGGCTCTATCAGCTGCAAAATGGTTTTACAAAAATGCAGGACGGCCATTCACGACTATTAGCTGGCGCGAAACAAGTGGAGAATGGTGCGAAACAACTGTCCGGCGGTCTTCATCAATCGCTTGATGGAATGCAACAAATGAAAGAAAACATTCCGCCATTAACACAAGGATCGCAGAATTTACAAAATGGAGCACAAAAGCTTTCCGCATCGATGGAACAATGGAAGCAAGGGGCTGAGAAGACAAATAAAGGCGCTGTCCAAGTAAGCCAAGGATTAGAAAAAGCGGTAGCCCAATTGGACGCGTTAGCAGCACAAGCAACAGATCCAAAAGAAAAAATGCAATTACAAACTCTGAAAGAACAATTACTTCCTCTATCCGAAGGAAGCAAACAAGTCGCTCAAGGAATGGAACAGTTATCGAATAGTGCCGGTCAATTAAAAACAGGTGCGGATCAGCTTGCTGCGGGAGCTTCTAGGCTCCATAATGGCCAGCTTGCGTTAAGCGAAGGAGTCGAAAAGCTTTTAGCAGGCCAGCAACAATTAGCAAGCGGTGCTGACGCGCTTGTTGCCGGCCAGTCGGAAGTAGTGCAAGGATTAACAGTGTTTGGGGAAAAATTACAAGAAGGAAAAAATGGTGTTGATCAGTTAGTCGCGGGAAGTGATCGATTGTCTTCTGGGTTGCATCAGCTCGCCCAAGGATCAAACAAATTAAAAGATGGCGCCCATCAGCTTGCGGATGGGTCCGGAAAGCTTGCCGATGGCATGAATGACCTTGAAAATGGCGCTGTGTCGCTTTCCAACGGCATGAATCAACTTGCTAACGGTTCTAATCAGCTTGTAAGTGGAATGAAAAAATTAGAGGATGGATCGAATGAGTTGGCAGATAAACTAGCTGATGGCGCGAAAAAAGCGAGTGATGTCAAAGCAAATGATGATACTTATAAAATGTTTGCCGATCCAGTGAAAAAGAAAAATGAAAAAATGAATCATGTGCCAAACTATGGTACCGGATTTACACCATACTTCTTATCGCTAGGATTGTTTGTCGGCGCCCTTGTTTTGTCCATTGTGTTTCCATTGCGTGAACCAGCGGACGTGCCAAAATCAGGATTTAGCTGGTTTATTGGGAAATTTGGCATTTTAGTAGCCGTTGGGATTATCCAATCATTGCTGGCAGATGCCGTATTACTTGGAGCATTAGACATTCATGTCCAAAGTGTTCCTAGATTTATACTATTTACGATGATCACAAGCATTACGTTTATTGCGTTAATTCAATTCCTAGTGACGACGTTGGCAGATCCGGGGCGTTTTATTGCAATTGTTGTATTAATTTTGCAACTTACAACAAGTGCTGGAACGTTCCCGCTTGAATTGATTCCAGACGTATTGCAATACTTCAATGCTTGGTTGCCGATGACATATTCGGTGCTTGGATTTAAAGCGGTTATTTCTAGTGGAGATTTTGCGTTTATGTGGCATAACGCAGCTGTTTTAGCCTTGTTTATTGCCATTTTCATGGTAGGAACAATTTTATACTTTATTGCACAGCATAAACGTCAGTTTGATAAACAGATGAACGAAGCTTCCGAAGCGTAA
- a CDS encoding ABC transporter permease: MSTAIFSAIEAGFIYAIMALGVYLSFRILDFPDLTVDGSFVTGAAVASVLIINGTNPFLASAAALLVGFAAGSITGILHTKGKINPLLSGILMMIALYSINLRIMGRSNVPLLQQDTIMTAMTEVWQNAGLDKAINSMISFAGFVPRTWAIFVTMAFVVIVIKLLLDQLLKTEIGLALRATGDNKQMVSSFSANTDWLTIFGLGLSNALVAFSGALVAQYGGFSDVGMGIGMIVIGLASVIIGEALFGARTIARATLAVIGGAIVYRIILALALRVQFLETGDVKLITAVIVIVALIVPNIVAAQKEKRSKKRKTQAQERGERVAEAQTDYKSI, translated from the coding sequence ATGTCAACAGCGATTTTTAGTGCGATTGAAGCAGGATTTATTTATGCGATTATGGCGTTAGGAGTGTATTTATCGTTTCGTATTTTAGATTTTCCTGATTTAACGGTAGATGGAAGCTTTGTGACCGGGGCGGCGGTGGCGTCTGTGCTTATTATTAACGGAACGAATCCGTTTCTTGCCTCTGCCGCCGCGTTGTTAGTCGGGTTTGCTGCTGGTTCGATCACCGGAATATTGCATACGAAAGGGAAGATTAATCCGCTATTATCGGGAATTTTAATGATGATTGCACTTTATTCTATCAATCTGCGGATTATGGGGCGTTCGAACGTTCCGCTTTTACAGCAAGACACGATAATGACGGCGATGACGGAAGTATGGCAAAATGCAGGGCTAGACAAAGCGATCAACAGCATGATCTCTTTTGCCGGGTTTGTACCGCGCACATGGGCGATTTTCGTGACGATGGCTTTTGTCGTCATAGTTATCAAACTGCTTCTTGATCAGTTGCTGAAAACGGAAATTGGCTTAGCACTGCGCGCAACGGGCGACAATAAGCAAATGGTTTCTAGCTTCTCCGCCAATACCGATTGGCTGACGATTTTTGGACTTGGCTTATCTAATGCGCTCGTTGCTTTTTCGGGAGCGCTTGTCGCGCAATATGGAGGGTTTAGCGATGTCGGTATGGGAATCGGCATGATTGTCATCGGGCTTGCTTCGGTCATTATCGGGGAAGCGTTGTTCGGAGCGCGTACGATTGCGCGTGCGACATTAGCGGTCATCGGTGGAGCGATTGTATACCGCATCATTTTAGCGCTTGCCTTGCGTGTGCAGTTTTTGGAAACCGGAGACGTAAAGCTCATTACGGCGGTTATTGTAATAGTTGCTCTCATTGTTCCAAACATTGTCGCAGCGCAAAAAGAAAAACGGAGTAAAAAGCGCAAAACACAAGCACAAGAGAGGGGGGAGCGCGTTGCTGAAGCTCAAACAGATTACAAAAGTATTTAA
- a CDS encoding fatty acid--CoA ligase family protein, with the protein MNLSSRLAEVADQLPNKEAYWFEGESCTYGELDAAISKFSSGLYNMGIRQGDHIALLIGNSPYFVIGLYGALRLGATVIPINPIYTPDEISYILMNGDAKAVIALDLLVPLFIQMQGRLPLLEHVIICETPQGKEKGISLPEQMKSFTDVLRSGDVNFQGPKLADDDTAVILYTSGTTGKPKGAMLTHKNLYSNAQDIANYLKINENDRVIATLPMFHVFCLTVALNAPLMNGGTVIIVPKFSPAKIFNIAREQKATIFAGVPTMYNFLYQYEGGSADDFRTLRLCISGGSSMPVALLKNFEKKFKVIVSEGYGLSEASPVTCFNPLDRPRKPGSIGTSIMNVENKVVNEFGEEVPVGEVGELVVRGPNVMKGYYKMPEETAHALRDGWLYTGDLARMDEEGYFYIVDRKKDMIIVGGYNVYPREVEEVLYGHPDVVEAAVVGVPDPDYGETVKCFVVSKNPQLTEEMLIEYCRKHLAKYKVPSSIEFLDELPKNTTGKILRRALKELSSKL; encoded by the coding sequence GTGAATTTATCATCGCGGCTGGCAGAGGTAGCAGATCAATTGCCGAATAAGGAAGCGTATTGGTTTGAAGGTGAAAGTTGTACATATGGAGAGTTAGATGCGGCGATTTCCAAGTTTTCTAGCGGCCTGTATAACATGGGAATTCGACAAGGTGACCACATCGCCTTGTTAATCGGAAACTCACCATATTTCGTGATTGGATTATACGGAGCGTTGCGGTTAGGAGCAACCGTTATTCCGATTAATCCGATTTATACACCCGATGAAATCAGCTATATTTTGATGAATGGAGATGCAAAGGCGGTTATTGCCTTGGACTTACTCGTTCCGTTGTTTATACAAATGCAAGGACGCTTGCCGCTGCTAGAACATGTGATTATTTGCGAAACTCCGCAAGGAAAAGAAAAAGGAATTTCTTTGCCGGAACAAATGAAATCGTTTACAGATGTACTTCGATCTGGTGATGTGAACTTCCAAGGACCGAAGTTGGCGGATGATGATACCGCGGTAATTTTGTATACATCGGGGACGACAGGAAAACCAAAAGGAGCAATGTTGACCCATAAAAACTTATATAGCAACGCTCAAGATATTGCCAATTATTTAAAAATCAATGAAAACGATCGTGTTATTGCGACATTGCCGATGTTTCATGTCTTTTGTCTAACCGTCGCGCTGAATGCACCGCTAATGAATGGCGGAACGGTGATTATTGTTCCAAAGTTTAGTCCAGCGAAAATTTTCAACATTGCTCGGGAGCAAAAAGCAACGATTTTTGCAGGTGTACCGACGATGTATAACTTCCTGTACCAATATGAAGGCGGAAGCGCGGACGATTTCCGTACGCTTCGTCTCTGCATCTCGGGCGGTTCTTCGATGCCGGTGGCGTTATTGAAAAACTTTGAGAAAAAATTCAAAGTGATCGTTTCGGAAGGATACGGATTGTCGGAAGCATCTCCCGTAACATGCTTTAACCCGCTCGATCGTCCGCGAAAACCTGGATCGATTGGAACAAGCATTATGAATGTCGAAAACAAAGTAGTGAACGAATTTGGCGAAGAAGTGCCAGTCGGAGAAGTCGGCGAACTAGTTGTCCGCGGTCCGAACGTCATGAAAGGTTACTACAAAATGCCGGAAGAAACAGCCCATGCGCTTCGTGACGGTTGGCTTTATACAGGAGATTTAGCAAGAATGGATGAAGAAGGATATTTCTACATTGTCGATCGGAAAAAAGATATGATTATCGTTGGCGGCTATAACGTATATCCGCGTGAAGTAGAAGAAGTTCTATACGGTCATCCAGATGTAGTGGAAGCGGCTGTAGTTGGCGTGCCTGATCCAGATTATGGAGAAACGGTGAAATGTTTTGTCGTTTCGAAAAATCCGCAATTAACCGAGGAAATGCTCATCGAATACTGCCGCAAGCATCTAGCAAAATATAAAGTTCCAAGCTCCATTGAGTTTTTAGATGAATTGCCGAAAAATACAACAGGAAAAATTTTGCGGCGTGCATTAAAAGAACTCTCATCCAAGTTGTAA
- the yhfH gene encoding protein YhfH — MLVKVLEFFKNLPPKKCVQCGKEIEEQHECYGNTCTNCLGVVYHQ; from the coding sequence ATGTTAGTAAAAGTGTTAGAATTTTTCAAAAACCTACCGCCAAAAAAATGTGTGCAATGCGGCAAAGAAATAGAAGAACAGCATGAATGCTACGGAAACACATGCACTAATTGTTTAGGCGTCGTTTATCATCAATAA
- the hemY gene encoding protoporphyrinogen oxidase, translating into MSGEKRTVVIIGGGITGIAAAYYLQKAIKEQQLPIECKLVEATHRLGGKVQTMIRDGFVIERGPDSFLARKTSAFRLVQEVGLEDEIVHNATGKSYILVNGKLYPIPGGAVMGIPTQIGPFITTGLFSPLGKLRAALDFILPPTKTEGDLSLGQFFRRRFGDEVVDNLIEPLLSGIYAGDIDQMSLMSTFPQFFQLEQRYGSLVRGAKRTTPKAAKQRKGAFQTLKTGLQSLVDEVEKRLEQGSVMKGVRVENVRREGTEYRLRLSNGEVWKADSIIVAIPHSSVPAMFADYPFFAPFQSVPSTSVATVALAFPESAIEQDIDGTGFVVSRRNDYTITACTWTHKKWPHTAPSGKALLRCYVGRPGDEEIVEQSDDEIVRVVLDDLNKVMRITGRPEFFVISRWKRAMPQYTVGHKERLANIKAHMDSELPGVFLAGSSYEGLGLPDCIAQGEEAVKKSTRLFASEPSKVCGG; encoded by the coding sequence GTGAGTGGCGAAAAACGTACGGTTGTGATCATCGGAGGCGGAATAACAGGAATTGCCGCTGCCTATTATTTGCAAAAAGCAATTAAAGAACAACAGCTTCCTATTGAATGTAAACTGGTAGAAGCGACCCATCGTTTAGGCGGCAAAGTGCAAACAATGATACGTGACGGTTTTGTGATTGAGCGCGGTCCTGATTCGTTTTTAGCGCGGAAAACAAGCGCTTTTCGTCTTGTGCAGGAAGTAGGGCTAGAAGACGAGATTGTTCATAACGCGACAGGAAAATCGTACATCTTAGTGAACGGCAAGCTATATCCGATACCAGGCGGAGCCGTCATGGGGATTCCGACACAAATCGGTCCGTTTATCACGACAGGGTTGTTTTCTCCGCTGGGAAAACTGCGTGCTGCCCTTGATTTTATTTTGCCGCCGACAAAAACAGAAGGCGATTTATCATTAGGACAATTTTTCCGCCGCCGATTTGGCGATGAGGTGGTAGATAACTTAATTGAGCCGCTGTTATCTGGCATTTATGCAGGCGATATTGATCAAATGAGTTTAATGTCGACATTTCCGCAGTTCTTTCAATTGGAGCAGCGATACGGCAGCCTGGTGCGAGGTGCAAAACGAACGACGCCAAAAGCAGCAAAACAACGGAAAGGCGCGTTTCAAACATTAAAAACGGGATTGCAATCGTTAGTCGATGAAGTGGAAAAACGATTGGAACAAGGCAGTGTCATGAAAGGGGTGCGGGTAGAAAACGTTAGACGCGAAGGAACAGAATATCGTTTGCGTTTAAGCAATGGAGAAGTGTGGAAAGCAGATAGCATTATCGTCGCGATACCGCACTCATCTGTACCAGCGATGTTTGCTGATTATCCGTTTTTCGCGCCGTTTCAATCAGTTCCATCGACGTCGGTAGCAACCGTGGCATTGGCCTTTCCGGAAAGCGCTATTGAACAAGATATTGATGGAACGGGCTTTGTCGTTTCCCGCCGCAATGATTATACGATTACGGCTTGCACATGGACACATAAAAAATGGCCGCATACCGCACCAAGCGGAAAAGCACTGTTGCGTTGCTATGTCGGCCGTCCTGGCGATGAAGAAATTGTCGAACAGTCAGATGACGAAATCGTCCGCGTCGTGCTGGATGATTTAAACAAAGTTATGCGTATTACGGGACGTCCGGAATTTTTCGTTATTTCGCGATGGAAAAGGGCGATGCCACAATATACGGTAGGCCATAAAGAGCGGCTTGCGAATATAAAAGCACACATGGACTCTGAGCTTCCAGGTGTGTTTTTAGCGGGAAGTTCGTACGAAGGATTAGGGCTGCCGGATTGCATTGCCCAAGGGGAAGAAGCGGTAAAAAAAAGTACTCGATTATTTGCAAGTGAGCCATCGAAAGTTTGCGGAGGTTAA